A region of the Paracoccus pantotrophus genome:
GTTCGCGGGGCGGGGTTTCGGCGCCCGCGGCTTGGCCGGGGCGCGGCGTTTCCTGGGCTCGGGCTTCTTTTCCGGCGGCAGCAGCACCAGTCCCAGCGCACCCAGGAAGATCGCGATATCGGCCACGTTGAAGCTATAGGGGTTGCGCCAGCCCGGCAGCGACATGTTCAGGAAATCCGCGACCGCGCCATAGGTCAGCCGGTCCACGACATTGCCCAGCGCGCCGCCGATCAGCAGCCCGGCCGAAAGTTGGGCAAAGCGCGAGGGCTTGGCGCGTCCGACCCAGATCCCGACCCAGAGGCAGACGGCCAGGGCGATGGCGATCAGCACCCAGCGCATCACCTCGACATCGCTGGCGAACAGGCCGAAATTCATGCCTTGGTTCCAGGCCATGCGCAGGTTCAGCCAGGGGTCGATCACGTCGATCTCGCGCAGCTGGTCCAGCCGCAGCACATGCACGACCAGGTATTTCAGTGCCTGATCCAGCAGGAAGACCAGCCCCGCCACCAGCGCCACATTGCGCCCGACGCGCGGCGGCGGCGGCTTTTTCGAGCGCCGCTTCCGGGCCGCCGGGCTTTTCCGCGGCTTGGGGGTCGCGGTCTCGGCCATCAGTGGCGGAAATGCCGCTGGCCGGTAAAGACCATGGCCAGGCCCAGCCGGTCCGCGGCCTCGATCACCTCGGCGTCGCGCATCGAGCCGCCGGGCTGGATCACCGCCCGCGCGCCCGCCGCCGCCAGCGCCTCGACCCCGTCCGCGAAGGGGAAGAAGGCGTCAGAGGCCACCGAGGAACCGATGGTCAGCGCCTGCGCGAGGCCCAGCGCCTCGGCCATATCCTCGGACTTGCGCTTGCCGATGCGGGTCGAATCGACGCGGCTCATCTGGCCGGCGCCGATG
Encoded here:
- the lspA gene encoding signal peptidase II, which gives rise to MAETATPKPRKSPAARKRRSKKPPPPRVGRNVALVAGLVFLLDQALKYLVVHVLRLDQLREIDVIDPWLNLRMAWNQGMNFGLFASDVEVMRWVLIAIALAVCLWVGIWVGRAKPSRFAQLSAGLLIGGALGNVVDRLTYGAVADFLNMSLPGWRNPYSFNVADIAIFLGALGLVLLPPEKKPEPRKRRAPAKPRAPKPRPANGEPTLPGEDAQAELALDDKTRDEPGNTR